The Mycosarcoma maydis chromosome 8, whole genome shotgun sequence DNA segment ATCTTACGGGCACGCTCGACGGTGAGCTTGTCCTCCTCGGAAAGCTCGTCCATACCGAGAATGGCGATGATGTCCTGAAGCGACTTGTAGTCCTGGAGAAGCTTCTGGACACCAGTGGCAATGTCGTAGTGCTCGCGACCGACGACGGCGGGGTCAAGCATACGTGACTTGGAGTCGAGGGGGTCCACGGCAGGGTAGAtaccaagctcggcaatACCACGGGACAGCACGGTGGTGGCGTCCAAGTGGGCAAAGGTGGTGGCGGGGGCAGGGTCAGTCAAGTCATCGGCGGGCACGTAGACGGCCTGCACCGAGGTAATGGAGCCCTTCTTGGTGGTGGTAATTCGCTCCTGCATGACACCCATGTCGGTGGCAAGGGTGGGCTGGTAACCTACGGCTGAGGGAATACGACCGAGAAGAGCCGAGGTCTCGGAACCGGCCTGGGTGAAACGGAAAATGTTGTCGATGAAGAGAAGCACATCCTGGCCCTCTTCGTCACGGAAGTACTCGGCGATGGTGAGACCGGTCAGGGCGACACGGGCACGGGCACCAGGGGGCTCGTTCATCTGACCGAAGACGAGAGCGACCTTGGAGTCACCCTCCAGGTTGATGACACCAGTCTCGATCATTTCGTGGTAAAGATCGTTACCCTCACGGGTTCGCTCACCGACACCGGTGAAGACAGAGTAACCACCGTGGGCTTTAGCGACGTTGTTGATGAGCTCCTGGATAAGCACAGTCTTGCCGACACCGGCGCCACCGAAGAGACCAATCTTACCACCACGGGCGTAGGGGGCGAGGAGGTCGACGACCTTGATACCGGtctcgagcacctcggccTTGGTGGACTGGTCGACGAACGCAGGGGGCTCAACGTGGATGGGAGCAAGCTTGTTGCCCTTGATGGGACCACGCTCGTCCATGGGCTCACCAATGACGTTCATGATACGGCCGAGGGTACCGGGACCGACGGGGATCTGAATGGGAAGACCAGTGTCGACGACCTTCTGACCACGAACGAGACCCTCGGTACCCTCCATGGCAATAGCTCGGACAGTGTTCTCACCCAGGTGCTGGGCGACCTCGAGAACGAGACGACCACCACCGGTGACATTCTGAACCTCGAGAGCGTTGAAGATGGAGGGTAGATCCTCGGTGTCAAACTGAACGTCGACAACGGGACCAATGACGGCCTTGACAGCACCGGTCTGGCCCTTGGGGGAGGCCTCGGTGGCGAGACCGCGAGCTGTTCAAGGAGTAGCAAGAAATCAAATAGGAACGATGAGGGTCAGCACGGTGGCCAGCAAGTTTTTTTTCTGGAAATTTACTCGACAACTGGAAATCAATCATGTCCAGACAGACGCAACAATGATGACCCCGTATCGATGGCCGCGAGTCCATGTAGGCAAACATGCTTGTTTTATCAAAGTCAACGCGGAGATCGGCTCATCCTTTGTCGACAATCAGCATGTGGTGGCCATTGAGCGCGATGTTGCTCCACAGATATTCCTAAGTGTCGATTGATTCCCAGCTGGAAAGGGAGGACTGCTGGAATTGTTTGTAGTCGATGGATGCATTGTGCAGAAGCGATGCGTGCTGTGTGGGTTACCAAGGGAGAAACTTACCCTGAACGGCGGGCTTGacggcagcaacggcgaTCTTGGGAGTGGCAGCACGGGCGCTGGACGAAGCGGTCACAGCGGCGCGAGCGACGGAGGAGAAAGCGGCAGCATTTTGTCGGGCTCGAAGAGCGGAGCGGCTGGCAGCGCGCACGGCGGTGCGCTGGATGACAGGCATGATGGTGACGAAAGGGTTGAGTAGGGTGACGGGGATGACGACGGAAAGGTGTGAAGGCAAGAAAGAGAAAGGATGAGAGCAGGAAGCACACACAAGGCAGGCAGACAGGCAGGCGGCAGGCAGATGGACACATAGAATTCCACAGTTGCGATCGCACTGTCCTCTTCTCTTttgctctctctctgtcgACTCCGTTGAGCCGCGAGAAGAAAGAGAGCCACTAAGCTGGACTGAAGTTGCAAACGCACGAAGCCTCTTTTTGGCTGGGACAACCAGGCAATGAGACAGTTGAACTGCCTTCTCACACCACAAAAGTTGATCGCACTTTGACCAGCCTGCCACCGATCAGTTCCAGCGAATAGGAAGATCACTCCTCTGTTAATCAATCAGCTCGCAAACTAGCCATTCTTAAATTCCCGCTGGGAAGAAACACTAATCGACGCGGTCAGCAAATACAACTTTTTGAAAACCTTTTCCACCTTAGGGTTAGGCTATTAATAAATTCGAGGAAGAAGTTACAAATACACTACAAACGAAATCACTGCTTGGATCTTTGTATTCAAGAGGATCTATGCACGTTCCGTTGGCACCTCTGCTACGCTGCCTCCGAACAAGAAGAATTTCTTCTGACTGAACACTCGTATCCGATCGAAGGAGGCTCACAAAATTGAGGTCAGCAACTCGTGCCTATTAGCTCCGTTACCCGTGAGATCGCGGATCCGGGATCAAGCGTGGGTGGTTGCACAATCtaaaatcatgaatctaTTTGCACCAGTTATTTGCTACTGCTTCTCATTGCCAGACCATCTGCTGGATCTCTCCTCTGCACTCTGCAAGGTGCAACATGGAAGCGGTCTGCGTACAGAGCCTCTCATCGATTTCAAATCTGATCGAGAACAAGTGAGATACCCTGTGCGAAAGGGATCCAGATTGCTCATAGACCGGGCCAGGTTGAAGAAAAGGATCGACAAGGCTCGAGGTGGCTGTCTCTAACCGTTTCCTTCCGGTGACGGTTGAGAAAGCCAGGGTGATACGTGCGAGACAACAGCAATAGAGGCCATGTTTTCGGGACAAGGGGCTTGACTTAACATTCTGTTGCCCcacgcaatcacgaattacgaatcacgaatcacgaatcacgaatcacaaatcgtgaatggtttGCTCTGCAGGCGCAGGATTacgacattcacgatttgcgtTGGGGTGAGAAGATTCACAAAATCGAGCCGCCCAAATGAATGCCCATCTTTCCGCAAGTCAGTCGGTTTTGCACGGATGCGATGACGGATGAGATGCTAAGGGCTTCTGGACACGGTCCAGGTTTTAGCGTGACCACTCTCCTTGAACCTCTAAACTCCACTTACTCCACCGTCACCATTATTGCACCCCATCAATCAATCACCTTTCCTCACTCGATCGCCACAGCCATATCTTATCAAAAATGATTGCTAGGTCTATCTCCCGGTCCGCTAGGCCACTGGCTCGCTCTGTTGCCGGCCCTTCGATTGGACGTCTCTCTGTCCGAAGATACGCTACCAACCCGCCTGGGCCCGTGGCTTCCAAGTCGGATGCACCCTGGGCCATCGCCTCGGTCATCACCTTCGGTGGCCTCTTTGTCTACTTCACCGCCCCTGGCGCAAAGAAGGATGACCACGCTCACAGTGCGAAAcacgacgacgccgagcacgacgacgacgttgacgagcCCGAAGCCCCCAAGGAGCCAGTCGAGTTGCCTGACGGTAGCATCGAGCATCCCGAAGGTTTCGTAGAGGTCAAGCGACCTGAATTGCGTCACGATGCTCCCGAAGGCGACAAGCACCTCGACTCGAAGAAGCTTTCCGACGAGCACGCTCACGAAAAGCAGTCCAAAGCCAAGCGCGAGACTTCGCTCCCATCTGACGACACCACCTTCAAGCAcggcgtcgctgctgccaaggatGGAGACCCTGTGTCGGATCCCAAGAAGgtcgttgctgccgctCAAACCGCCAAGCAGGACAAGGCTCAGGCCAAGTCTGAGTCTGCTGACGAATAATGCATCTCGCTGAAGCTCGTCGGCTTCCCAGTCTGTCGATCATAGCGATGCACGCTTTCACAACCCCGGAGCGCTCAAACAACGTCCTTTGGACCTCATCGTAAAACGAATATATCAGCCATTGCCCAATCACAGCATTCAATCATGAAACATTTCAGTCAAATTATCCAAGCAAGGCTAGCAACTCGGATGCACCTGCATCTTGTCTTAACATGAGTTCAGATTGGCGGAGTGGGCTGCAAGGTAGCGTTTCAGCTCATGTCGatccagcagcttggccagATCGGTCTGCAAAGAATGGTGATGGTAGCGCCAAAGAAGATGCGAAGCAGCGATCATGACTTCGGCCTCGGAGGCGTCGAAGAGCAGCCACCATGGGGCAGGTTGATGGGGCAGTCGCACCAGAGGCTCACACATCTCGGTTGCAAGTGCAATAGCGGCACACGCAACGATGTGCGGGCCTACGATGCACAGCACGGGCGTCTGAAGGCTGCAAGGCGAAATTCGGACGGATGATGAGAAAAAGGTAGCAACGTGAGTGAATTTTGGCCTTCTATTTGCACGAGACTTTGAAAGGCATGAGCACTTACGCATCGTTAAGAAATGACCATGCACACTGTGCCAGCGACACAGTCTCCTCTTGCTGATTCCCAACTGGCTCCATCGGGGCGACGTGTGGATGCCACCCGTGGTGTCGTCGAACTCTTGTCTTGAGCTTTGGATCGGTGAGGCTAAGGACCTGCAAGTAGTTGACCAAAAGGGCGTAAGGTAGCGTAACGTGCACTTGAAAGCCGAGCCGCTTGAGAATCTGCATCTCGGATACGACGGCCGCATCGCGCAGAGCCATCAGAGCGGAAGAATCGCGGGAAGGAGGCTCGTATTCGGAATGTCGACGGCTCTTATTGAGGTGAAAGTTGACGTAGTGGAAGGCGCCGATCAAATGACGGAGACTGCACGGCGTCTCCTCAAGCTTGGTGGACAGTAGTAGACATCCAATTGCAATTTCGTCGGCGGAAAAGTC contains these protein-coding regions:
- a CDS encoding putative F1F0 ATP synthase subunit beta, which translates into the protein MPVIQRTAVRAASRSALRARQNAAAFSSVARAAVTASSSARAATPKIAVAAVKPAVQARGLATEASPKGQTGAVKAVIGPVVDVQFDTEDLPSIFNALEVQNVTGGGRLVLEVAQHLGENTVRAIAMEGTEGLVRGQKVVDTGLPIQIPVGPGTLGRIMNVIGEPMDERGPIKGNKLAPIHVEPPAFVDQSTKAEVLETGIKVVDLLAPYARGGKIGLFGGAGVGKTVLIQELINNVAKAHGGYSVFTGVGERTREGNDLYHEMIETGVINLEGDSKVALVFGQMNEPPGARARVALTGLTIAEYFRDEEGQDVLLFIDNIFRFTQAGSETSALLGRIPSAVGYQPTLATDMGVMQERITTTKKGSITSVQAVYVPADDLTDPAPATTFAHLDATTVLSRGIAELGIYPAVDPLDSKSRMLDPAVVGREHYDIATGVQKLLQDYKSLQDIIAILGMDELSEEDKLTVERARKIQRFMSQPFAVAQVFTGIEGKLVSLKDTISACKEILRGDHDALPESAFYMCGGIDDVKKKAEEIARST